One region of bacterium genomic DNA includes:
- a CDS encoding nucleotidyltransferase domain-containing protein, giving the protein MNESFRPQSKLFTRKDVTNIMIDEIIKKQLEQYARSLRQQNIPVQKMFLYGSWARGKQNQWSDIDVAVVSKQFGKDRIDEMVTLRMAALPINPAISPFPMRLEDLEDRFGTVANAVKKDGREVVV; this is encoded by the coding sequence ATGAACGAAAGTTTTCGGCCACAAAGTAAGTTGTTTACGAGAAAAGATGTGACAAATATTATGATAGACGAAATTATAAAAAAACAACTTGAGCAATATGCGCGGTCTTTGCGTCAACAAAATATTCCAGTACAAAAAATGTTTTTGTACGGTTCTTGGGCAAGGGGAAAACAAAATCAGTGGAGCGATATCGATGTGGCGGTGGTAAGTAAACAATTTGGCAAAGACCGAATCGATGAAATGGTTACTTTGCGAATGGCCGCCTTGCCGATTAATCCTGCGATTAGTCCATTTCCAATGCGTCTTGAAGATTTGGAAGATCGTTTTGGTACAGTTGCAAACGCAGTTAAGAAAGATGGACGAGAAGTAGTCGTCTGA
- a CDS encoding Panacea domain-containing protein: MTIHRKKYQNAVLYLCRKLKGEVRGKKKLAKLFYFADFDLYEKTQKSITGDVYHALPMGPMPSALEEITNEMIKKKMLGVEKIEEREGYNPTEVYKCLVEPDSSVFDDEEKKMLDRIVIKYGHLNGKQLEELSHAEAPYIGTELRKEIPYELAYYRGTDFNNIVSREKIRQAVEESNRDQREILKEYERKFSATK, encoded by the coding sequence ATGACTATACACCGCAAAAAATATCAGAATGCCGTTTTGTACTTATGCCGAAAGCTAAAAGGCGAGGTACGAGGTAAGAAAAAATTAGCAAAATTGTTTTATTTTGCGGATTTTGATTTGTATGAAAAAACCCAGAAATCAATCACGGGCGATGTTTATCATGCTCTCCCCATGGGGCCGATGCCTTCGGCATTGGAAGAAATAACCAACGAAATGATAAAGAAAAAAATGCTCGGTGTCGAAAAAATCGAAGAACGAGAAGGATACAATCCAACCGAAGTATATAAATGTCTCGTCGAACCGGATTCCTCCGTTTTTGACGATGAAGAAAAGAAAATGCTTGATCGGATTGTTATCAAATACGGTCATCTCAACGGTAAACAGCTGGAAGAATTGTCTCACGCCGAAGCGCCATATATCGGTACGGAATTAAGAAAAGAAATACCGTATGAATTGGCGTACTATCGGGGTACCGATTTTAATAATATTGTTTCGCGTGAAAAAATAAGACAGGCGGTCGAGGAATCAAATCGTGATCAGCGGGAAATATTGAAGGAGTATGAACGAAAGTTTTCGGCCACAAAGTAA